GAAAACTGGCCCACGGCTGGCTTTGGTAATGACTCGCTGACCTCCGACGCTGGGATTCAGCCCTTGGCTGAGGCAGGCGTCGACATTGTGAACCTGGCGAACTATCAAGTCCAGCAGCTCGATCGCTCCGATTTGCAAACGGCCCTAGAGACCCTCGAACAGTCTGATGCCAAGCCTATTGGCGCGGGGCGCAACCGCACAGAAGCCCGCCGCCCAGAAATCATTGATATCAAAGGGCAGCGCGTTGCCTATCTGGACTACGCCAAGGGAGGGCTGCGAGAGGCGACCGCTGATGGAGTGGGCGTCAATCCCTGGTATGGCCGCAGCATTGCTGAGGATATTCGGGCGATTCGGCCCCAGGTGGATTGGGTGATCGTCAACTATCACTGGGGCGGCACCCTGTCCGAGAAGCCAGAGGCCTGGCAGGTGAACTTGGCTCGCTTCACCATTGATCAGGGGGCCGACGTTGTTGTGGGATACCATCCCGAGACCTTGCAGGGCGGCGAAATCTACAAGGGTCGCCCGATCGCGTATTCGATGGGAGAGTTTGCCTTTGGTCAGGGGAGCGAAACCCGCACCGATTATGAGACGGCCATGCTGAAGGTGTCTCTCAAGCAAAAGCAAATGAAGGTCGAGTACGTGCCGGTCGTGGTGGAAAATTCCCAGCCGCGCTTGGCTAAGGGAGGAGAGGCCCAGCGAATCCTGGAGAAGCTGGGCCAAAATTCTCAGAATTTTGATCAGCCGCTGGCCGGTCCTCTGCTGCTAGAGGGGCGATCGCCCACGGCGCCGAACCCGTCTCTGCCAGACTCTGGGGCCTCTCCCCAACCGGCTTCCCCGGCGGCCCAGGATCCTCTAGAGACCCCGCAAGAGGGCGAGACTTGGCCCGTACCCCCAGACAGCAGTCCGTCTCTAGAGGCCCCAGAGGCAGAAGCGCCAGCACCAGCAACGCCAGAGCCAGAGACAGGTGAATCGACGTTTCTAGAAGAGTCGCTGTCGACCTTCACCAGCACCGAGGAAGAACGGTATCCGGCGACAGAAACGGCCGATGAGGAATACGGGGCGATCGCCCCCTAGGCCCCAAGCTTTCTCAGGGCTGTGCGCTCAGGGCTGGCTCGGTGCCAGGGCGTACTGCACGAGCTGAGCAATGCGCTGGCGCAGCGTTTCGAGGCCGAGGCGAGCCCCCGCTGACACAAACACGCCGTGGGGATACTCCTCTTGGGCGATCGCCAGCGCATCGCTGCCGACTTGATCGATCTTGTTGAACACGACCAAGGACGGCCCCGGCGTCACCGGCATCTCCGACAAGATCTTCATGACCGATCGCAGCTGGTTTTGCCAGGCATCATGGGACAAATCCACGACGTGCAGCAGTGCGTCAGCTTCCGTCACTTCCTCTAGCGTGGCGCGGAATGCATCCACCAGAGAGGGCGGCAGCTCGTGGATGAAGCCCACAGTATCCGTCAAAATCACGGTGCGCGGCTCATGGGTCGCTGCATCCGGCACGATCAGCCGCCGACTGGTCGGATCGAGGGTGGCAAAGAGCTGGTCTGCCGTGTAAACCTCAGCGTTGGTGAGGGCATTCAAGAGGGTAGATTTGCCAGCGTTCGTATACCCCACGATCGCCACCGAAGGCACCTCTTGGTGCTGGCGCTGCTGGCGCAGTCGAGCCCGATGGGCCTGAAGCTGGTTGACCTCCTGCTGGAGTCGCGCAATCCGACGCTGAATGGCTCGTCGCTCGGTTTCTAGCTTGGTTTCACCAGGGCCCCGCGTACCGATGCCGCCCCCGAGACGCGACATGGTTCGCCCTCGGCCCGTCAGCCTAGGCATCATGTACTCAAGCTGGGCCAGCTCCACTTGCAGCTTACCGGCGCGTGACTGAGCATGCTGCGCAAAAATATCCAAAATCACCTCAGTCCGATCGACCACTCGGACCCCGATCCGCGTTTCTAGATTGCGGATTTGGGCCGGGGAGAGGTCCCGATCGAACACGATAAGGTTAGCGCCGACGGTTTGGGCCAAGAGCGTAATTTCCTGAACCTTGCCCTCTCCCACAACGATCTGCGGATGGGGCTGATTGCGACGCTGGTGGGTGATTTGCAAGACCTCGCCGCCCGCTGACTCGACCAAGCGAACCAGCTCTGCCAAGTTATCTTGAAAGCGCGCTGCTGTGACGCTGCTCGTCATTAGACCTACCAGAAGCACGCGATCGTGGTCGGCGTCGACCTGCTGAGCCACGTACTCCCGCTCAAACTCCGCTTCGAGACCCTCCACTAGGTCCAAAAAGTCCTGCTGACTCAGCAGGTCTAGGCTGAGGGGAGGCGAAACGGTCCAGGTCGTTTCTGGATGGGGGACGAGATGGGCAAGGTGCACCTCGCGCACGTAGCCGCTGGCGCCCCCGCCGCGCCGCTCAAAGCCGCTGCCAGAGAGCCCCAAGACGACCAGTGCATCAAGGCGCTGAAGGGCCATCGCTGTCAGGACGGCGGTGCTGGGAGGGCTGGTGTCTCGCTGGGTCGCGATGCAGCGGATGCCGCAGAGACGCTCAGCGCCGTAGCGGGGCAGCTCAAGGGGAGGAATCTGGGTCTGGATGGGTGTACCGACCCCGACGCGGATAACTTGGCCGCGCCGATTGATGTAGACACACAGAGGCTGTCCAATTTCCGTGCTGATGGCTGCTAAGCGCTGGGCGAAGTCTGATGTGGTGAAGCGATCGCCCGGTAGGCGCTGATGATACAGCCGCTGAATTTGCTTGATTTGGCTAGACTTCAGACCCTGAAGGTTGCCGTAGATTGTGTCGATAGGCGCTGCTCACCAGGGTATCTGGCGACCGAAAGCTACGCCCCCATTTTAGCGAGAACTTGCTTTTGGCAACTTTTGTTTGGCTGCCGTTGAACCTATCAGCAATCCTCTTATTTTCTGATAGCTAGTCTGATAGCTAGAAAGTTACTGGGAAGCTAGTGATTAGAGCAAATCACGGTCTTTTGAACCAGCGTTGGAAATTGGCTTGGACTTGTTGCAAAAACTTTCGGCGTGGGCTCGGCGCTTCCTGGTTTACCCGCTGATAGCATTCATAGGCCGCCTCGTACTGCCCCAAATAGTGCAGCGCAACTCCCCGAAAGAGCTCCGCTTCTTTGTCCTCGGGGGCCAGCGCAAGCGCCTTCTGGCAGCTCTCTAGAGCGGCTT
This genomic stretch from Geitlerinema sp. PCC 7407 harbors:
- a CDS encoding CapA family protein, whose product is MVNPYGLYQPSVLEMARAGNFQAIAYWLNGYLAPHGIHAYVGPVRPGCLQIFVEFQPLARPRAFYVQLRDRLVRFICSRIWKLNSEAICAVRIVACCAGESEILWRQSIRIITPANRKRHRRYRSASQRRREGDRRLKIARALLLCGSAVSIFAFACVLTLQSLTTGWLMDSDDGTSIADQTDTVQTPLETVAVTARTGSKGWPNRTVTLLFAGDVHAGDGSEAPQKSSRATAKLLKTTREADLLSVSLENWPTAGFGNDSLTSDAGIQPLAEAGVDIVNLANYQVQQLDRSDLQTALETLEQSDAKPIGAGRNRTEARRPEIIDIKGQRVAYLDYAKGGLREATADGVGVNPWYGRSIAEDIRAIRPQVDWVIVNYHWGGTLSEKPEAWQVNLARFTIDQGADVVVGYHPETLQGGEIYKGRPIAYSMGEFAFGQGSETRTDYETAMLKVSLKQKQMKVEYVPVVVENSQPRLAKGGEAQRILEKLGQNSQNFDQPLAGPLLLEGRSPTAPNPSLPDSGASPQPASPAAQDPLETPQEGETWPVPPDSSPSLEAPEAEAPAPATPEPETGESTFLEESLSTFTSTEEERYPATETADEEYGAIAP
- the hflX gene encoding GTPase HflX, which produces MDTIYGNLQGLKSSQIKQIQRLYHQRLPGDRFTTSDFAQRLAAISTEIGQPLCVYINRRGQVIRVGVGTPIQTQIPPLELPRYGAERLCGIRCIATQRDTSPPSTAVLTAMALQRLDALVVLGLSGSGFERRGGGASGYVREVHLAHLVPHPETTWTVSPPLSLDLLSQQDFLDLVEGLEAEFEREYVAQQVDADHDRVLLVGLMTSSVTAARFQDNLAELVRLVESAGGEVLQITHQRRNQPHPQIVVGEGKVQEITLLAQTVGANLIVFDRDLSPAQIRNLETRIGVRVVDRTEVILDIFAQHAQSRAGKLQVELAQLEYMMPRLTGRGRTMSRLGGGIGTRGPGETKLETERRAIQRRIARLQQEVNQLQAHRARLRQQRQHQEVPSVAIVGYTNAGKSTLLNALTNAEVYTADQLFATLDPTSRRLIVPDAATHEPRTVILTDTVGFIHELPPSLVDAFRATLEEVTEADALLHVVDLSHDAWQNQLRSVMKILSEMPVTPGPSLVVFNKIDQVGSDALAIAQEEYPHGVFVSAGARLGLETLRQRIAQLVQYALAPSQP